One stretch of Planococcus sp. PAMC 21323 DNA includes these proteins:
- a CDS encoding dicarboxylate/amino acid:cation symporter translates to MEKPGLTVKVLSGLVLGAIVGLLINLLVPEWFAELNTYLFVPLGQIFLSLINMLVVPLVLFSIILGTAGLGDPAKLGRIGIKTVSYFLLTTTIAIVIGLSLAAVIQPGLAGDFDLSNAEFEAETAPSVGDTLLNMIPKNPIEALSAGNMLQIIFFAVFIGLALTALGEKTKGLVHLFEQANDVMMYLVGVVMKFAPYGTFGLIATAVGSQGLSAMKAMGSYMLVIVAALLIHAVITYGGTIKFLAKKSPVWFFKNFAPAMSVGFSTSSSTATLPISMEVAQEKLGVPKSVSSFVQPLGATINMDGTAIMQGVATMFIAQAYGIELSTMDLITVVLTAVLASIGTAGVPGVGLIMLAMVLSSVGLPPAGIGLVIGIDRLLDMTRTAINISGDAACAVFVAETEKNREVRIKNMNA, encoded by the coding sequence ATGGAAAAACCTGGATTAACTGTAAAAGTATTATCTGGACTTGTTCTTGGAGCAATTGTTGGATTATTGATAAACCTACTAGTACCAGAGTGGTTTGCTGAATTAAATACATATTTATTTGTGCCACTTGGCCAAATATTTTTAAGTTTGATAAATATGCTTGTTGTGCCACTTGTGTTATTTTCAATAATTCTTGGAACTGCGGGTCTTGGTGATCCTGCAAAATTAGGACGAATTGGTATCAAAACTGTCAGTTATTTTTTGCTAACAACTACTATTGCTATAGTAATTGGTCTATCATTAGCAGCTGTTATTCAACCTGGCCTTGCAGGTGATTTTGATTTATCAAACGCAGAATTTGAAGCAGAAACTGCACCCTCTGTAGGCGATACATTGTTAAATATGATTCCGAAAAATCCGATTGAAGCATTAAGTGCGGGCAATATGCTCCAAATTATTTTCTTTGCTGTCTTTATTGGATTGGCATTAACGGCGTTGGGTGAAAAAACAAAAGGGCTTGTGCATTTATTTGAACAAGCTAATGATGTCATGATGTATTTAGTAGGCGTTGTTATGAAGTTTGCTCCATACGGTACGTTTGGTTTAATTGCTACGGCTGTAGGATCACAAGGGTTATCGGCAATGAAAGCCATGGGCTCATACATGCTTGTCATTGTGGCAGCTCTTTTGATTCATGCGGTAATCACGTATGGTGGAACAATCAAGTTTTTAGCGAAAAAAAGTCCCGTATGGTTTTTCAAAAACTTTGCACCCGCTATGAGTGTCGGCTTTAGTACTTCGAGTAGTACAGCCACTTTGCCAATTTCGATGGAAGTGGCGCAAGAAAAATTAGGTGTACCAAAGTCGGTTAGTTCTTTTGTTCAACCACTTGGAGCCACTATTAACATGGATGGAACAGCAATTATGCAAGGTGTTGCAACCATGTTTATCGCTCAAGCATACGGCATTGAACTATCAACAATGGACCTTATAACGGTTGTTCTGACAGCTGTTCTAGCAAGTATTGGCACAGCAGGCGTTCCAGGTGTTGGACTGATTATGCTTGCTATGGTATTGAGCAGTGTTGGTCTTCCGCCAGCTGGAATTGGTCTTGTAATTGGAATTGATCGTTTGTTAGATATGACTCGAACAGCGATCAATATATCAGGGGATGCTGCATGCGCCGTATTTGTAGCAGAGACTGAAAAAAATAGAGAAGTACGTATAAAAAACATGAACGCATAA
- a CDS encoding MBL fold metallo-hydrolase has translation MLLRYFYDENLAHASYVVGCQATGEAIVVDPMRNIKAYEELAAKENLNIVGALETHIHADFVSGSRELENRFGAKLYLSDEGDADWKYQNIDQLNHQLVKDGDQFKIGNLIFEVLHTPGHTPESISFLLTDRGGSADKPMGIFTGDFVFVGDVGRPDLLEKAAGVEGTSKAGAKDMFESLERFKKLPDYLQVWPAHGAGSACGKSLGAVPSTTVGYEKMFNWALQYDELEAFQKELLDGQPEPPSYFAVMKSVNKTGVKLVKDLPKPQVIQSADELKKLIADGEQVIDTRASASFANGYIPGTINIPFNKSFANWAGWIVDYKKPLYLLLDPESLDKVVEVLRSVGIDGEIGYGDAAKLIEEAGELDSYKSVSPEEAKKMIKDGKANVLDVRNQSEYDEGHIDQANHIMIGTLKKRLNEVPTDKTIIVQCQSGARSAIATSLLKANGFDDLVNLSGGYAKWKEVLSV, from the coding sequence ATGTTATTAAGATATTTCTATGATGAAAATTTAGCTCACGCTTCATATGTAGTAGGATGCCAAGCAACGGGAGAGGCAATTGTTGTAGATCCGATGCGCAATATTAAGGCTTACGAAGAACTTGCAGCAAAAGAAAACTTGAATATTGTTGGAGCTCTTGAAACACATATTCACGCTGACTTTGTATCAGGTTCACGTGAACTTGAAAATCGTTTTGGCGCAAAACTATATCTATCTGATGAAGGTGATGCAGATTGGAAATATCAAAATATCGATCAGTTAAATCATCAATTAGTAAAAGATGGCGATCAGTTTAAAATCGGGAACTTGATATTTGAAGTATTGCATACGCCAGGTCATACCCCAGAAAGTATATCGTTTCTATTGACTGACCGCGGTGGTTCGGCAGATAAACCGATGGGTATTTTTACGGGAGACTTTGTATTTGTAGGTGATGTGGGTCGACCAGATTTACTTGAAAAAGCAGCAGGTGTCGAAGGAACTTCTAAAGCAGGTGCTAAAGATATGTTCGAGTCACTTGAACGCTTTAAAAAGCTACCAGATTATCTTCAAGTATGGCCAGCTCATGGAGCGGGAAGTGCATGTGGTAAATCACTTGGTGCAGTACCATCTACGACTGTAGGATATGAGAAAATGTTTAACTGGGCACTGCAATACGATGAACTTGAAGCATTCCAAAAAGAATTATTAGATGGTCAACCAGAGCCGCCGTCTTACTTCGCTGTGATGAAATCAGTGAATAAAACAGGTGTAAAACTAGTGAAAGATTTACCAAAACCACAAGTGATCCAATCTGCAGATGAGTTGAAGAAACTAATTGCAGATGGAGAGCAAGTTATTGATACACGTGCTTCTGCTTCATTTGCTAATGGGTATATCCCTGGCACAATTAACATTCCATTCAATAAATCATTTGCTAACTGGGCTGGATGGATTGTCGATTACAAAAAACCACTATACTTGCTACTCGATCCAGAATCTTTAGACAAAGTAGTAGAAGTGTTACGTTCTGTCGGCATTGACGGGGAAATTGGCTACGGAGATGCTGCGAAGCTAATTGAAGAAGCAGGAGAATTAGATTCGTATAAGAGTGTGTCTCCTGAAGAAGCGAAGAAAATGATTAAAGATGGCAAAGCCAATGTGCTTGATGTTCGAAATCAATCTGAATATGATGAAGGTCACATCGACCAAGCCAATCATATTATGATCGGTACACTAAAAAAACGATTAAATGAAGTGCCAACAGATAAAACAATCATTGTTCAATGTCAGTCTGGAGCGCGTTCAGCGATTGCAACTAGTCTTCTAAAAGCAAACGGATTTGACGATTTGGTCAACCTTTCTGGTGGTTATGCGAAATGGAAAGAAGTATTGTCGGTTTAA
- a CDS encoding NAD(P)H-dependent flavin oxidoreductase: MLKLPVIVAPMFLVSTPEMVIEASNAGVIGSFPLLNARPVETCASWLKDIKEALGEKPWAVNFISHRGSNKRYDEDFELIRQHEPPIVITSLGSPVEMIKVVHAYGGLVYSDVANVKHAKKAASAGVDGLVLVCAGAGGHGGTINPFAFIAAVKEFYSGTIILAGSLSTGADVAAAKLMGADYAYMGTRFLATEESSTPDEYKQMVIDSSVEDILYTDSFSGVHANILIPSLVKSGIDPKTLKPRESVDLSHLVDAKAWRDIWTAGQGVTAITKRQTTKEVVAQLLLEYNEGIARLV; the protein is encoded by the coding sequence GTGCTTAAGCTACCGGTTATTGTGGCTCCAATGTTTTTAGTGTCGACTCCTGAAATGGTGATTGAAGCGTCAAATGCAGGTGTAATTGGAAGCTTTCCTCTACTTAATGCGCGACCGGTAGAAACTTGCGCTTCTTGGTTAAAAGACATAAAAGAAGCGCTTGGTGAAAAGCCATGGGCAGTAAATTTTATTTCTCACCGCGGCTCTAATAAGCGCTATGATGAAGATTTTGAGTTGATCCGTCAACATGAGCCGCCGATTGTGATTACGTCACTTGGTTCTCCAGTAGAGATGATTAAAGTTGTTCACGCGTACGGAGGCTTGGTTTATTCGGACGTAGCAAATGTTAAGCATGCTAAAAAAGCGGCGTCGGCTGGAGTAGATGGGCTGGTTCTTGTTTGTGCTGGAGCAGGTGGCCACGGAGGAACGATTAATCCGTTTGCTTTTATTGCAGCGGTTAAAGAGTTTTATAGCGGGACCATCATTTTGGCAGGTTCATTGTCCACAGGAGCTGATGTCGCTGCAGCTAAGTTAATGGGGGCAGATTACGCTTATATGGGTACCCGCTTTTTGGCGACGGAAGAAAGCAGTACACCAGATGAATATAAACAAATGGTCATCGATTCATCGGTAGAAGACATTCTCTATACCGATTCGTTTAGTGGTGTACATGCAAATATCTTGATCCCGAGTTTAGTGAAGTCAGGGATCGATCCGAAAACCTTAAAGCCGCGGGAAAGTGTAGATTTGTCTCATTTAGTTGATGCAAAAGCTTGGCGAGATATTTGGACGGCGGGTCAAGGTGTTACAGCCATTACTAAACGACAGACTACAAAAGAAGTGGTTGCCCAACTACTACTTGAATATAATGAAGGAATAGCTAGGCTTGTATAG
- a CDS encoding acetyl-CoA C-acetyltransferase has translation MNNVYLIDGARTAFGGFGGAFVNTDATELGAATAIEALKRSNVKAEDINHVFYGNVIQSSLNGAYVARHIGLKAGVPKEVPALTLNRLCGSGAQAVVTAAQHILLGEAELVLAGGAENMSMSPYASFNQRFSKSKMGNLQFEDMLTATLTDQYTGSGMGMTAEKLAEQYGISREEQDAFSVQSNQRAAKAVESGRFAEEIVAVDVKTRKGVLIVDKDEHIKPDANEEALAKLRPSFKKEGTVTAGNASGINDGAASLVVASEAAVNRHSLKPMARIVSWGVVGVDPTIMGIGPVPAIKQALERAELTVDDIDLFEVNEAFAAQYLAVEKELGLDREKVNVNGGAIALGHPVGASGARILLSLAYELKRRGGKYGVASLCIGGGQGIAVVIESA, from the coding sequence ATGAATAACGTTTACTTAATAGATGGAGCAAGAACCGCTTTTGGAGGATTTGGAGGAGCATTCGTCAATACGGATGCGACTGAACTTGGAGCGGCGACAGCAATTGAGGCGTTAAAACGCTCAAATGTAAAAGCAGAAGATATCAATCATGTTTTTTACGGGAATGTTATTCAATCTAGTTTAAACGGTGCTTACGTTGCACGCCATATAGGGTTAAAAGCAGGCGTACCTAAAGAAGTTCCAGCGCTTACGTTAAACCGGTTATGCGGATCAGGTGCTCAAGCGGTTGTGACAGCTGCACAACATATTTTATTGGGCGAAGCGGAATTGGTGTTGGCAGGAGGGGCAGAGAATATGTCGATGTCTCCATACGCTAGTTTTAACCAACGCTTTAGTAAATCGAAAATGGGTAATTTACAATTTGAAGATATGCTAACTGCCACTTTGACGGATCAATATACAGGGAGCGGCATGGGAATGACTGCCGAAAAACTGGCAGAACAATACGGTATCTCGCGTGAAGAACAAGATGCTTTTTCTGTACAATCAAATCAGAGAGCAGCAAAAGCAGTCGAATCTGGAAGATTTGCAGAAGAGATTGTAGCTGTCGATGTGAAAACGCGTAAAGGTGTTTTAATAGTAGATAAAGATGAACATATTAAACCAGACGCAAATGAAGAAGCTTTAGCAAAACTCCGTCCTTCATTCAAAAAAGAAGGTACGGTGACGGCTGGAAACGCTTCAGGTATCAATGACGGTGCAGCTTCACTCGTCGTAGCAAGCGAAGCTGCTGTAAACAGGCATAGCTTAAAGCCGATGGCGCGTATTGTCTCTTGGGGAGTAGTAGGAGTAGATCCGACGATTATGGGCATTGGACCAGTGCCAGCTATTAAACAAGCGTTAGAACGTGCTGAATTGACTGTTGACGATATTGATTTATTTGAAGTGAACGAAGCATTCGCTGCACAATATTTGGCAGTAGAAAAAGAACTTGGATTAGACCGAGAGAAAGTAAACGTCAATGGCGGCGCAATTGCACTAGGTCATCCAGTCGGCGCAAGTGGTGCGCGTATTTTATTATCTCTTGCGTATGAATTAAAACGTCGCGGAGGTAAATACGGTGTGGCGAGTTTATGTATAGGTGGAGGTCAAGGAATTGCGGTGGTGATTGAAAGTGCTTAA
- a CDS encoding acyl-CoA dehydrogenase family protein produces MLKELSPKAEALREKLLLFMDDYVYPNEAVIEKYLKEAEDRWTIPPIIEELKEKAKEQGLWNLFLDHPEYGAGLSNYDYSHLCEIMGRSLIAPELFNCNAPDTGNMEVFVKYGTEEQKKQWLEPLLNGEIRSCFSMTEPAVASSDATNIQSSIVRDGDEYVINARKWWTTGAMDPRCKIAIVMGKTDPQAAKHQQQSMILVPFDTPGVEIIRPLTVFGYDDAPQGHAEVHYNNVRVPATNILLGEGRGFEIAQGRLGPGRIHHCMRAIGAAERALELLCKRADSREAFGSSLAEKDVIKEIIAESRIEIEQARLLTLHAAHKIDVEGAKTARKEIAMIKVAVPRVAQNVIDRAIQVFGGAGLTEDFPLAAQYANARALRIVDGPDQVHLRDVGRLELREQLKGS; encoded by the coding sequence ATGCTTAAGGAATTATCGCCAAAAGCTGAAGCCTTACGAGAGAAACTACTATTGTTCATGGATGACTATGTATATCCAAATGAAGCAGTTATAGAAAAATACCTTAAAGAAGCAGAAGACCGTTGGACGATTCCACCCATTATTGAAGAGTTAAAAGAAAAAGCAAAAGAGCAAGGCTTATGGAACTTATTTTTAGATCATCCGGAATACGGGGCTGGTTTATCTAATTATGATTACTCACATCTATGTGAGATTATGGGACGATCCTTAATTGCACCAGAGTTATTTAACTGTAATGCACCGGACACTGGGAACATGGAAGTATTCGTTAAGTACGGGACAGAAGAACAAAAGAAACAGTGGCTTGAGCCTTTATTAAATGGAGAAATTCGATCTTGCTTTTCGATGACAGAACCTGCTGTTGCTTCTTCGGATGCAACCAATATTCAAAGTAGCATCGTCCGTGATGGCGACGAATATGTCATCAATGCGAGAAAATGGTGGACAACTGGAGCCATGGACCCGCGTTGTAAAATTGCGATTGTCATGGGGAAAACAGATCCTCAGGCTGCGAAGCACCAACAGCAGTCAATGATTTTGGTGCCTTTTGATACACCTGGTGTAGAAATTATTCGGCCGTTAACTGTATTTGGCTATGATGATGCACCCCAAGGGCATGCAGAAGTTCATTATAATAATGTGCGTGTGCCAGCAACCAACATCTTGCTTGGAGAAGGACGCGGATTTGAAATTGCTCAAGGACGTTTAGGGCCAGGGCGAATTCATCATTGTATGCGAGCAATCGGAGCTGCAGAAAGAGCCCTCGAGTTATTGTGTAAAAGAGCAGATAGCAGAGAAGCATTTGGATCTAGTTTGGCAGAAAAAGATGTGATAAAAGAAATTATTGCTGAAAGTCGAATTGAAATCGAACAAGCACGTCTGTTAACGCTACATGCAGCTCATAAAATAGATGTAGAAGGTGCAAAAACAGCTCGCAAAGAAATAGCCATGATTAAAGTTGCAGTTCCACGGGTTGCACAAAATGTCATTGACCGTGCCATTCAGGTATTTGGTGGAGCAGGATTAACGGAAGATTTTCCATTAGCTGCACAATACGCCAATGCTCGCGCATTACGTATAGTTGATGGTCCGGATCAAGTTCATTTACGTGATGTTGGACGGTTAGAATTGCGTGAGCAGTTAAAGGGAAGTTGA
- a CDS encoding YebC/PmpR family DNA-binding transcriptional regulator, which produces MGRKWNNIKEKKASKDANTSRIYAKFGREIYVAAKQGEPDPESNQALKVVLERAKTYSIPRAIIDRAVDKAKGGSEESFDELRYEGFGPNGSMVIVDTLTNNVNRTASDVRAAFGKNGGNMGVSGSVAYMFDHTAVFGIEGKTADEVLELMMEADIDVRDIMEEEDGVIVYAEPDQYHLVQEAFKTAGITEFTVAELTMLAQNELPLPEDAQEQFEKMIDALEDLEDVQQVYHNVDLEG; this is translated from the coding sequence ATGGGACGCAAATGGAATAATATTAAAGAAAAGAAAGCATCTAAAGATGCGAATACAAGTCGGATTTACGCAAAATTCGGCCGTGAAATATATGTAGCTGCCAAACAAGGTGAACCCGATCCAGAATCTAACCAAGCTTTGAAAGTCGTATTAGAGCGAGCAAAAACTTACAGCATTCCGAGAGCAATCATTGACCGAGCTGTGGACAAAGCTAAAGGTGGATCGGAAGAAAGCTTCGACGAATTGCGTTATGAAGGATTTGGACCAAATGGCTCGATGGTTATCGTAGATACGTTAACGAATAACGTTAACCGTACTGCTTCAGATGTCCGTGCAGCATTTGGTAAAAACGGAGGCAATATGGGTGTTAGTGGATCGGTTGCTTATATGTTCGACCACACAGCTGTGTTTGGTATTGAAGGCAAAACGGCTGACGAAGTTCTTGAACTAATGATGGAAGCGGATATTGACGTTCGCGACATTATGGAAGAAGAAGACGGAGTGATTGTCTACGCAGAGCCAGATCAATACCATTTGGTGCAAGAAGCGTTTAAAACTGCCGGCATTACAGAATTCACAGTCGCCGAATTGACGATGCTTGCTCAAAACGAATTACCATTGCCTGAAGATGCACAGGAACAATTCGAAAAAATGATTGATGCTCTTGAAGATCTAGAAGATGTACAACAGGTTTATCACAACGTAGATTTAGAAGGATAA
- a CDS encoding nitric oxide synthase oxygenase translates to MTIGNSTMLLLEEATNFIEICYEELGKSEAEKANRLLAIKIAIKNTGTYMHSFEELEHGARMAWRNNNRCIGRLFWNSLTVFDERHQTAADEVFDALVRHIDFATNDGKIRPTITVFRQEQEENKAMRLWNHQLIRYAGYETEDGIIGDSSSIEFTKRCLELGWQGAGSAFDILPWILEMPNGELYLKEIPRTSIKEVEIDHPEISGFSRLGLKWYGVPLISDMLLEIGGIEYKMAPFNGWYMGTEIGARNLADEDRYNVLPAVAELMGLNTKSNRSLWKDKALVELNIAVLESYHEAGVTIVDHHTAAKQFKSFEKKEESEGRDLTGNWAWLIPPMSPATTHIFHKPYKNKLVKPNYFHQSTPN, encoded by the coding sequence ATGACCATTGGCAATTCGACAATGCTTTTATTAGAAGAGGCGACTAACTTTATAGAAATTTGTTATGAGGAACTTGGAAAGAGTGAGGCCGAGAAAGCGAATAGGTTACTCGCAATAAAAATAGCAATCAAAAATACGGGAACTTATATGCATAGTTTTGAAGAGTTAGAACATGGCGCTCGCATGGCGTGGCGCAATAATAATCGCTGCATCGGTCGGTTGTTTTGGAATTCACTAACGGTCTTTGACGAACGACATCAAACAGCAGCAGATGAAGTTTTCGATGCGTTGGTTCGACATATCGATTTTGCTACAAATGACGGTAAAATCCGTCCTACGATTACCGTTTTTCGTCAAGAACAGGAAGAGAACAAAGCAATGCGTTTATGGAATCATCAACTCATCCGTTATGCAGGGTATGAAACGGAGGATGGCATTATCGGTGATTCGAGTTCTATCGAATTTACGAAGCGGTGTCTAGAACTTGGTTGGCAAGGAGCGGGATCTGCTTTTGATATTTTGCCATGGATCCTTGAAATGCCAAATGGTGAACTGTATCTAAAGGAAATTCCACGAACATCGATTAAGGAAGTAGAAATAGATCATCCGGAAATCTCAGGGTTCTCACGGCTGGGATTGAAATGGTACGGGGTTCCTCTAATTTCAGATATGTTATTAGAAATTGGCGGTATTGAATACAAAATGGCACCTTTTAACGGTTGGTATATGGGCACTGAAATTGGTGCAAGAAACCTTGCAGATGAAGACCGGTATAATGTTTTGCCAGCAGTAGCAGAACTCATGGGATTGAATACAAAGTCAAACCGTTCTTTATGGAAAGATAAAGCATTAGTCGAATTGAATATTGCCGTTTTAGAGTCGTACCATGAAGCAGGTGTGACAATCGTAGATCATCATACTGCAGCAAAACAATTTAAAAGTTTCGAGAAAAAAGAAGAAAGTGAAGGACGTGACCTTACCGGGAATTGGGCTTGGCTCATTCCGCCGATGTCTCCGGCTACAACGCATATTTTTCACAAGCCTTATAAAAATAAACTAGTTAAACCCAATTATTTTCATCAGTCGACTCCTAATTAA
- a CDS encoding HAD family hydrolase has translation MVKAIFFDLDDTLLWDKKSVEKAFQETCRLAEELTGKSCDNLEEAVRAAATELYSGYDTYDFTKMIGINPFEGLWGTFDDEGADFQKMKTIVPTYRQDAWTLGLQKIGIEDSAKIGSQLADYFPEARKRNPVLYEESLKVLADLKERYQLLLLTNGSPSLQQLKLEITPEIAPFFDHIIVSGAFGKGKPDPDIFDHALSKFDVTADEVLMVGDNLMTDIIGAGKVGIRSVWINREQKAPHDTIIPTYEIQHLEELLQLLEQL, from the coding sequence ATGGTAAAAGCGATTTTTTTCGATTTAGATGATACTTTATTATGGGACAAGAAAAGTGTGGAAAAAGCATTTCAAGAAACATGCCGTTTAGCCGAAGAATTAACAGGTAAATCTTGCGATAATTTAGAAGAAGCCGTAAGAGCTGCCGCAACTGAGCTGTATTCTGGATATGATACATATGACTTTACAAAAATGATCGGCATCAATCCTTTTGAAGGATTATGGGGAACCTTTGATGATGAAGGAGCAGATTTTCAAAAGATGAAAACCATCGTTCCAACTTATCGACAAGACGCTTGGACGCTTGGTTTACAGAAAATCGGGATTGAAGATAGTGCTAAAATCGGCAGTCAACTCGCTGACTATTTTCCTGAAGCACGCAAACGAAACCCTGTCCTATATGAAGAAAGTTTAAAAGTACTCGCAGATTTGAAAGAACGATATCAATTGCTTTTACTAACGAATGGTTCACCTAGTTTGCAACAACTCAAACTTGAAATCACACCTGAAATCGCTCCTTTTTTCGACCACATTATCGTATCCGGTGCATTTGGAAAAGGTAAACCAGACCCTGACATTTTCGATCATGCTTTATCTAAATTCGACGTTACTGCCGACGAAGTATTGATGGTTGGAGATAATTTAATGACCGATATTATTGGTGCTGGAAAAGTAGGTATCCGCTCTGTTTGGATCAACCGTGAACAAAAGGCTCCGCACGATACCATCATTCCAACATATGAAATTCAACATTTAGAGGAATTGCTTCAACTGTTAGAACAACTTTAA
- the serA gene encoding phosphoglycerate dehydrogenase has translation MTFHILISDPLSEEGIYPLRQANGVNIVMETNLTPEQLEDRIHGFDALLVRSQTQVTRELIEKASNLKIIGRAGVGVDNIDLEAATEHGIIVVNAPDGNTNSAAEHTMAMIMSMARKIPQAFHALRNQQWDRKSYVGVELKNKTLGVVGFGRIGQEVAARAKGQRMNVIAYDPFLTAEKAEKLGVDFGSVEDVLRAADFITVHTPLLKETKHLINKEAFEIMKDGVQIVNCARGGIIDENALYDAVKSGKVAGAALDVFEQEPMVDFRLLDLPEIIATPHLGASTFEAQESVAVDVSVDVVSYFTTGTVRNSVNLPSVPKEIMKKIEPYFDLSERLGAFLTDLTGTTAEEVTVRYAGELANMDVRPLTRNMLKGMLKRHLGKQVNNVNALYLANQKGIVVTEQKTTESKGFMTLITVEVKTANGIRKVAGTLLNGQGARIVKVDDYLVDVVPEGHLLYVSHNDRPGVIGRVGTLLGQENVNIATMQVGRSIIGGSAIMMLSIDKPAEAGSLEQLSKLDEIQGVTAINL, from the coding sequence ATGACATTTCATATACTAATTAGTGACCCATTAAGCGAAGAAGGAATCTATCCTTTACGTCAGGCAAACGGTGTTAACATCGTCATGGAAACCAATTTAACTCCAGAACAATTAGAAGATCGTATTCATGGTTTTGACGCATTACTGGTACGAAGCCAAACGCAAGTAACGCGTGAATTGATTGAAAAAGCGTCGAACTTGAAGATCATCGGTCGTGCAGGTGTAGGTGTCGATAATATCGATTTAGAAGCGGCAACAGAACACGGTATTATTGTTGTAAATGCGCCGGACGGTAACACCAATTCAGCCGCAGAGCATACGATGGCCATGATTATGTCAATGGCACGTAAAATTCCTCAAGCTTTCCATGCATTGCGCAATCAACAATGGGACCGGAAATCATATGTCGGCGTCGAATTGAAAAACAAAACACTTGGCGTTGTTGGATTTGGACGAATTGGTCAAGAAGTAGCGGCACGTGCAAAGGGTCAACGAATGAACGTTATTGCTTATGATCCTTTCTTAACAGCTGAAAAAGCAGAAAAACTAGGAGTCGATTTTGGCTCGGTAGAAGATGTCTTAAGAGCAGCAGATTTTATAACGGTCCACACGCCGTTATTAAAAGAAACAAAGCATTTAATCAATAAAGAAGCATTTGAAATTATGAAAGATGGCGTTCAAATAGTCAATTGCGCACGTGGCGGAATTATTGATGAAAATGCGTTATACGATGCTGTGAAATCTGGAAAAGTTGCTGGAGCAGCGCTTGATGTTTTTGAACAAGAGCCGATGGTTGATTTTCGTTTACTAGATTTACCAGAGATTATTGCAACGCCTCATTTAGGCGCAAGCACTTTTGAAGCGCAAGAAAGCGTAGCAGTTGATGTGAGCGTAGATGTGGTCAGCTATTTCACCACTGGTACTGTACGCAACTCAGTGAATCTTCCATCTGTACCAAAAGAAATCATGAAGAAAATCGAACCTTATTTCGATTTATCAGAACGTCTAGGTGCTTTCTTAACAGATTTAACGGGTACAACGGCAGAAGAAGTTACCGTTCGCTATGCAGGAGAACTCGCTAATATGGACGTAAGACCGTTAACACGCAATATGTTAAAAGGGATGCTGAAACGTCATCTTGGTAAGCAAGTCAATAATGTAAATGCATTATATCTGGCAAACCAAAAAGGCATAGTCGTTACTGAACAAAAGACGACTGAATCAAAAGGATTTATGACGCTCATCACAGTAGAAGTAAAAACGGCTAACGGTATTCGAAAAGTTGCTGGTACTTTATTGAATGGACAAGGCGCACGTATCGTCAAAGTAGATGACTATTTAGTAGATGTTGTACCAGAAGGGCATCTATTATATGTTAGCCATAATGACCGTCCAGGTGTGATTGGACGAGTAGGAACGCTACTTGGTCAAGAGAATGTCAATATTGCTACGATGCAAGTAGGGCGCTCTATTATTGGGGGAAGTGCCATCATGATGTTATCAATCGATAAACCAGCAGAAGCAGGCAGTCTTGAGCAATTGTCAAAATTAGATGAAATTCAAGGCGTTACAGCTATTAACTTATAA